ATTAATTTTACTGTTTGTTGGAGGCGGTTCAATCTTTAACTTTGCTTTCATCATGACAATAGGTATTCTTTTGGGCACACTATCATCTCTATACATAGCACCGCCTCTTCTTTTATTCATGGTTCGTAAAGAGGAAAGAAACAGGCAATAATTACAAGTTATTGCCTGCTTTGGTACAGAAGGATGAAAATTCTCTTTAGAAAAATAGATTTTTAAAGAGTTTACGGCGCGAAAATCTATGGCAATAAAAGATAATTCTTCTGTCCCCAGCCCTAACTGGGTATACCCTAAGCAGGATCCTGCTTTGCTTTCTGCTCTTATAAAGGAATTGCATCTTCATCCGATAGCTGCACAGATCTTTATTTCTCGAGGATTTCAAACTGTAAATGAAGTCCGCGACTTCCTTTATGTACACTTAGATAATCTTCACGATCCCGAACTCTTACTGGATATGACCAAGGCCATAGAGCGCTTGCTTCTTGCTAAAGAGCGCAATGAACACGTCATGGTTTATGGCGATAGTGACGTTGACGGCATGACGGGGGTGGCTCTTCTTGTAGAGTTCCTAAGATCTATAGATATGAAAGTTAGCTACTGCTTTTTGGGAGCTTTGCTAAAACATTACGGAGAACCGTCCTCATTAATTGCTAAAATGAAAGAGGAGAAGGTTACTTTACTGATTACAGTAGATTGTGGGATTACCGCAGGAAAAGAAGTCAGCGATATCAATAAGCAGGGAATTGATGTGATTATTACAGATCATCATATGCCTACGGGTAAAATTCCCCATTGTATAGCTACTTTAAATCCTAAATTAAGAGATCGTGCTTATCCGAATAAGGAATTAACCGGCGTAGGTGTGGCGTTTAAGCTCGCGCGTGGTGTTCTCAATGCGCTAAGGAAAGAGAACCCAAAACTAAAAGTAGATACTAAACATTTATTAGATTTAGTGACTTTAGGGACAGTGACTGACGTGGGGACCCTTTTGGGAGAAAACCGCACTATGGTCAGGCATGGTATAAAAGAGATTGCTAAGGGCTCGCGGTTAGGCCTGCATAAACTCTGTATTTTTGCTGGGGTAAAACCTTCCGAAGTGACCTCTACGGATATCGTTTTGAAAATATCTCCTAAGCTGAATAGCTTGGGAAGGCTTGCCGATGCTGCTAAAGGGGTGGAGTTATTACTCACCCAAGATCCAGAAACTGCAGATGAGATAATTCAATATCTCGATAAGATAAACAGAGAACGGCAAAAAATAGAAGCTGATGTTTTTCATGATGTACAAAAAATCCTGAAAAACAAACCCGAAATCGTTAAGCAAGCCGCTATCGTATTATCGTCGAATGATTGGCATGCAAGAGTCATTCCGATTATTTCTGCGCGCCTTGCCAAGGCCTACAATAAGCCCGTAGCTATTATTTCGAATCAAGGAGGCGTAGGGAAGGGGTCATTAAGAACTATAGGCTCTTTCCCACTCCTTGGGATATTACAGAAGTGCTCATCTTTGTTTATATCCTACGGAGGGCATGATTTTGCTGCGGGGATTATCATCAACGAAGACCAAGTAGAAGCATTCAGGAAGAAATTTATCCATCTTGTGAACTCATCATTAAAAAAGGATAAAGCAGTTCTTACCCTGCCCTTAGATGCTCAAGCTGATTTCGACGAGATAGATCACGATTTATTGTCCTCTATAGATCTTTTTGAACCTTTTGGGAAAGGAAACCCTATGCCGGTATTCTACACCATAGTCCATCAGGTGCGTTATCCTAAATTATTACCAGGAAATCATCTCAAGCTTTATCTTAACCACGGGGAAAGGAATCTGGAAGGCATTGCTTTTGGACTGGGAGATAGAATAGAGGCGCTTAAAGCAAACTGGAATAAGCCCTTGGAACTTGCCTATACGCCACGTTTATCCCAATCTTCTAACGGAGGAGTGATTCATTTACTCGTTCGAGATTTCCATATTCTTCCGCTAAATTATAAAGATAGCCAGCCAAAGTTTTAATTCCTTGAATGTGAAAAAAATACCCCCACCATCGCAGTATTTTCTAATACTTTTTTCTTGAGTTTTTCTACAGGCCCGTTTTAAATCATTCACCCAATTTTATTGACGGCTGGGTATCTTCACAAACGCATTTCTTCTAGACATTTTGGCTAAAGAAAATAACCCGATAATTCAGAATACATATTTTCTTTCGTAACATCTTATGAAAGGAAATAACCTAGGAATCTCCATAGTTGTAGCGCAGTTCTTCGGAAGGTTTTTGATGGGTTTTTTACCGCATTGTAAGGGTGATCAAAGATAATTCTTGATAGTTTTTATTTTAAAACATTCTTACTAATAAGAAGCATTTAATTTAAAATAGCGGAATAGGAACATTTTCTTTGTTTTATTCCATATTTTTTTTAAAATGTCCACTTTTAACTCCCATATTTGCAGCAGATATGTTTTCAGTTCCCCAATCATCTGTTATAGGTAATTCCCTGATCACGATGAACCCACAACCTGAAATTTTAATATTTTCCTCAGAAGCGGCTCGTCAGGCGCATAGGAGGCGAACTCTTTACCCCGTAATTTACAAGATACTTGATGTCATTTGTGAAATTATTAAGTGCATTTTCCGCATTATTTTGTTTATTCCGTTCGGATTACTTTGGGTATTGGGGAAGATTTGTCAGAATTGTTTGCTTCCGGCTGCTGGAGGGCTATTCACAGAGCAGCTATGCTTTGCGAAAAAAATATTGCAAGAGAGTTTTCGTTGTTATGTGGACGATTGGCTAGAGAGTGGTTATGCAAGTTCTGTAAAGCGTATTCCTATTCAATGTGATGATTTACTCATTGACGCCATTAGTATTCAATTCCCTGATGCTGAAAAAGATAGATGGATGCTGGTTTCCTTAGGGAATAGCGAATGTTTTGAAACTAGAGCTATGGTTTACTCTCGTAATGATTGGATATTGAATGTGGCGAAACAAGCGCGGGCTAATGTTGTAGTATTTAACTATCCAGGGGTGATGCATAGCAAGGGCCCCATTACACGGGAGTCTTTAGGAAAGGCTTATCAGGCATGTGTTCATTATCTTCGAGATCACCCTGACGGACCGAAGGCAAAACAAATTATAGCTTACGGCTATTCTTTAGGAACCCTAGTACAAGCGTTAGGATTGAGCAAGGAAGTCGTCGATGGAAGTGACGGGGTCGATTGGTTTGTCATTAAAGACCGTGGACCGAGGTCAGTTGCGGCGATAGCATCTCAATGGCTCGGGAAAGTTGCTGGATGGACAGCAACACAGTTAGGTTGGGAAATCAATTCGGCAAAATACAGTGAATCTCTTGTTTGCCCAGAATTATTCATACACGGAGAGGATTACCAAGCTCAACTCATAGGAGATGGTATGTTCAATAGGGATAATTGTTTTGCAGCACCATTTTTAGATCCTAATGCTCCTAAATTCCCTGGAAAGAAAATTCCTGTAGGGGAGTTCCTACTACAGCATAAGGGAGAGCTTGATGAGACGACCATACAGAATGTAGTTAAACACATCATAGATCACTATAGTCCGGAAGACCCCAGTGAAACACCAGATGATGGGGAATAACTTCAATAATACAAAAGCGTGTTTGTGACTGGTTAGAGAATCTTTTACGTAAAAGATTCTCTATGGCACTGTTGTCTCTACCTTAGATTTGTCTTCAAATTTAAGGTGCTAGTATGCGTATAAGCTACTGAGGCATATAAAATGCGCTTCAAAATAACTTACTATAGTTGAACAGTCTAAATGGAGCAATGATGAACGCTATTACGACGAATCTGATTTTTTCTAATCTGTCTATTTGAGTTTCAGAGGTTGGGAGTTTATTTCTAAATAACTAAGTACAGACTGTAAAATTAGGGAGATTGGGATGTTGTCCGAACTCTTCCTAGAGATATTCCATTCAAGTGCTTTAGGATGGGGAGTTTGTGTTTGAGTGGGCTTGTATTTTCAAGATGTCTATGTTTTAACGTTAAGAAATATTAATAAAATGACGGAGTAATTTGGTTTTATTAAGATTTAAACAAAAACATCAACTTTATATTAACAAAAAAGCTTGATTAATAAAGCTTTTCTTAGGAAAATACTTATTTAAAAATTTCTAAAAATTAAGGAAGAACTACTAACTATTAAGGTTGTTTTAATTCTAGAATATGTTGAGGGGGGAGGTTTGCTAACGTATGGAATGCATACAACATGAAAGCTGTTTTGATTTAGATGACAGAGAAAATGCACAGCAACTTGAAGTGCAAGAAGGAACTGAGATGGTTTCTATTACACAGGCGGCAAAGTTGCATAATGTAACACGTCAAGCAATTTATGTAGCAATCAAACAAAAGAAACTAAAGGCTTCTAAAACAACCCGATGGGAAATCGATCTTAAGGATTTGGAAGACTATAAGCGTAACCGTTATTCAAGAAAGAAGTCTCTTTATCAGGGGGAGCTACTCTTTGATAACGACAAGGGGTTTTACTCTGTAAATCAGGTGGCTGATATGCTAGGGATCCCTGTGCAGAAAGTTTACTACGCTACCCGCACGGGAACCATGCGAGGAGAACGCAAAGGCGCAGCTTGGGTTATCTCTCAATCAGAGATCGATAGATATAAGAGCGAGTATTTAAATAAGCAAACAGTGAAGAAAATGAAAGAAGTTGCGGTTGAACACCCTACAGCTACTCCAGCAGATGCTGTTTTTTCGGGAACCGCCTTATTTGAGAACGACTAGTTCATATTTATCTTCTCCTGCTTCTTAAGCTACCGCTTTTATCTCCTTCGCCTTTCTAACTTCTCGTGTTTTTTTTGATATTCTGTTTATATGCAGATAGATTAGATCTGCGTGTAAATTTCCATAGAAGCTCTGTAGCTTTTACTAGGGATACAGAGTTTTTTCTTTGCCCGCCTCTAATTCGGTAATCGAGGTGCCTAGAGAGGATTTCTCTTGAAGAAATAACTAGGTTCGAGGTATCAAGTCTCTTTCGTCTTAGGATTAAAAAAGAATGGCTTGGGAAAACGTACGCGTTAGAGTTGCGCCGTCGCCTACAGGGGATCCCCACGTAGGGACAGCCTACATGGCTTTGTTTAACGAAATCTTTGCAAAACGATTCAATGGGAAGATGATCCTGAGAATCGAAGATACCGATCAAACACGTAGCCGTGATGATTATGAGAAAAATATTTTCTCCGCTCTTCAATGGTGCGGTATTCAATGGGATGAAGGACCAGATATTGGCGGTCCTCACGGCCCCTATAGACAGTCAGAACGTACGGAAATCTATAGAGAGTACGCAGAGCTTCTTTTAAAAACAGATTACGCTTACAAGTGCTTTGCTACGCCTAAAGAGCTTGAGGAAATGCGTGCTGTCGCCACTACTTTAGGGTACCGCGGGGGATACGATCGCCGTTATCGCTACCTCTCTCCTGAGGAGATAGAGGCGCGTACTCAGGAAGGCCAACCCTATACCATTCGGTTAAAAGTTCCTCTTACTGGTGAATGTGTTCTTGAAGACTACTGCAAGGGTAGAGTTGTTTTTCCCTGGGCAGATGTTGACGATCAAGTTCTTATGAAATCCGATGGTTTCCCTACATACCATTTCGCTAATGTTGTAGATGATCATCTTATGGGCATTACTCATGTTCTTCGTGGAGAAGAATGGCTGAGTTCTACTCCTAAACACCTGCTTCTTTACGAAGCTTTTGGTTGGGAACCGCCTATATTCTTGCATATGCCCTTACTCCTTAATCCCGATGGTACAAAACTATCGAAAAGAAAGAATCCTACTTCGATCTTCTATTATCGTGATGCTGGGTACATAAAAGAAGCCTTTATGAATTTCCTGACTCTCATGGGTTATAGCATGGAGGGGGATGAAGAGGTATATTCTTTAGAGAAGCTTATTGCAAACTTTGATCCTAAGCGGATTGGAAAGTCCGGAGCGGTTTTTGATGTTCGTAAGCTAGATTGGATGAATAAACACTATCTAAATCATGAGGGATCACCAGAAAATCTATTAGCTAGACTGAAGGATTGGTTGGTCAATGATGAGTTTTTATTGAAAATTCTTCCCCTCTGCCAATCTCGGATGGCGACACTTGCAGAATTTGTCGGGTTATCAGAATTTTTCTTTTCAGTTCTTCCTGAGTATTCCAAGGAAGAGCTTTTACCAGCCGCAATCTCTCAGGAGAAGGCTGCTATCCTTTTTTACAGCTATGTAAAATACTTAGAAAAAACCGATTTATGGGTTAAAGATCAGTTTTATCTAGGGTCTAAATGGCTTTCGGAAGCTTTCCAAGTCCATCATAAGAAAGTGGTGATTCCTCTTCTTTATGTGGCTATTACTGGAAAGAAACAGGGATTACCCCTGTTTGACTCTATGGAGTTATTAGGGAAACCTCGTACGCGTATGCGTATGGTTCATGCTCAAAATCTACTTGGGGGAGTTCCTAAGAAGATCCAAACGGCTATCGATAAGGTTCTTAAAGAAGAAA
The Chlamydia caviae GPIC genome window above contains:
- the recJ gene encoding single-stranded-DNA-specific exonuclease RecJ, whose product is MAIKDNSSVPSPNWVYPKQDPALLSALIKELHLHPIAAQIFISRGFQTVNEVRDFLYVHLDNLHDPELLLDMTKAIERLLLAKERNEHVMVYGDSDVDGMTGVALLVEFLRSIDMKVSYCFLGALLKHYGEPSSLIAKMKEEKVTLLITVDCGITAGKEVSDINKQGIDVIITDHHMPTGKIPHCIATLNPKLRDRAYPNKELTGVGVAFKLARGVLNALRKENPKLKVDTKHLLDLVTLGTVTDVGTLLGENRTMVRHGIKEIAKGSRLGLHKLCIFAGVKPSEVTSTDIVLKISPKLNSLGRLADAAKGVELLLTQDPETADEIIQYLDKINRERQKIEADVFHDVQKILKNKPEIVKQAAIVLSSNDWHARVIPIISARLAKAYNKPVAIISNQGGVGKGSLRTIGSFPLLGILQKCSSLFISYGGHDFAAGIIINEDQVEAFRKKFIHLVNSSLKKDKAVLTLPLDAQADFDEIDHDLLSSIDLFEPFGKGNPMPVFYTIVHQVRYPKLLPGNHLKLYLNHGERNLEGIAFGLGDRIEALKANWNKPLELAYTPRLSQSSNGGVIHLLVRDFHILPLNYKDSQPKF
- a CDS encoding CPn0927/CPn0928 family alpha/beta hydrolase fold protein, with the protein product MNPQPEILIFSSEAARQAHRRRTLYPVIYKILDVICEIIKCIFRIILFIPFGLLWVLGKICQNCLLPAAGGLFTEQLCFAKKILQESFRCYVDDWLESGYASSVKRIPIQCDDLLIDAISIQFPDAEKDRWMLVSLGNSECFETRAMVYSRNDWILNVAKQARANVVVFNYPGVMHSKGPITRESLGKAYQACVHYLRDHPDGPKAKQIIAYGYSLGTLVQALGLSKEVVDGSDGVDWFVIKDRGPRSVAAIASQWLGKVAGWTATQLGWEINSAKYSESLVCPELFIHGEDYQAQLIGDGMFNRDNCFAAPFLDPNAPKFPGKKIPVGEFLLQHKGELDETTIQNVVKHIIDHYSPEDPSETPDDGE
- a CDS encoding helix-turn-helix domain-containing protein encodes the protein MECIQHESCFDLDDRENAQQLEVQEGTEMVSITQAAKLHNVTRQAIYVAIKQKKLKASKTTRWEIDLKDLEDYKRNRYSRKKSLYQGELLFDNDKGFYSVNQVADMLGIPVQKVYYATRTGTMRGERKGAAWVISQSEIDRYKSEYLNKQTVKKMKEVAVEHPTATPADAVFSGTALFEND
- the gltX gene encoding glutamate--tRNA ligase, which codes for MAWENVRVRVAPSPTGDPHVGTAYMALFNEIFAKRFNGKMILRIEDTDQTRSRDDYEKNIFSALQWCGIQWDEGPDIGGPHGPYRQSERTEIYREYAELLLKTDYAYKCFATPKELEEMRAVATTLGYRGGYDRRYRYLSPEEIEARTQEGQPYTIRLKVPLTGECVLEDYCKGRVVFPWADVDDQVLMKSDGFPTYHFANVVDDHLMGITHVLRGEEWLSSTPKHLLLYEAFGWEPPIFLHMPLLLNPDGTKLSKRKNPTSIFYYRDAGYIKEAFMNFLTLMGYSMEGDEEVYSLEKLIANFDPKRIGKSGAVFDVRKLDWMNKHYLNHEGSPENLLARLKDWLVNDEFLLKILPLCQSRMATLAEFVGLSEFFFSVLPEYSKEELLPAAISQEKAAILFYSYVKYLEKTDLWVKDQFYLGSKWLSEAFQVHHKKVVIPLLYVAITGKKQGLPLFDSMELLGKPRTRMRMVHAQNLLGGVPKKIQTAIDKVLKEENFENKILEF